The window TTCAGTTGTCATCCATATTTATTACAATCTACAGTCTGTTGGATCAAACATAAAACGAACAAGGactttaaaaaagaaattttgtttttgtttctgatttatatatgtatatatatagagaaAGATGGAACTAATCTTTAGAAAAATATGAGAACCCAGAACCGATGATCGATGTATTGATGGGCCAGAAAGATTTATTTCCCCTTCATTCAAATATCAATCTCATAAATAACTCCTAATAGACTAGTTCTTACAAGTTATTCCCCTCAACGTAACTTTACGACAAAGGCAATGGATCCAAGAAAATACAATAATGCATCTCACTAATAACACGCTTGTCTCGCCTTATAATATACCAGAGACCAGAGCATGATTTTCTTCGCCTAATAATATACCCTAGACTGGAGCATATatgtacacacacacatatatatgtatatacacaCCATGCTCTAAGTCTGAGGACCAAAAGATGTCTCATTTTTGAGTACCCTGGACTAAATTTCAAAGCCCATCACCAGAGTGATGCATAGTTCCGAATAACATACCGGCTTTCTTGTCTTTGCTAATGACTTTTAAGCCGGCTCGGGATGATTGTGTAAGTTGGTTAGTTGTTGATGCGATGGCCATGGGATCCGTTCAGGGGGACAAGGGATGGGGGCCGGCTGGGCGATGTATTTGGGAACAGTGTCACCAGGCATTAGTACCGAAACCTCTTTGGCATTTAGGGACATCTGGGAAAAATCAATTCGAACAAGTCAGTGTCTTAAATGATAGATATAGataacataataatttttaacacCAAATTTATCTTTTGAACTGGAGTCGAGCCATGGATAAGACAAGAACATGGAGTCACATCCTTTTGAACccttaaaatatgaaattcttCTTTATCTCGACATCAGATCTTTATAAAATTCGTACAAGCACAGATAACTAAGATTGTCTCAAAATCAACATTATTggactaatattatattatcctaaacaatattaaacaattcAATACAGCCATAATTCACAGTATACAAGGAACCTAGCTAGTTGTGTGCATTATTAAAGCTAGGAAAGCAGACAATAAACTAACAGGAAAACAAACTTAGTTTTCAAGGTTGACATACTGTCCCAAACAAGTTAGACCTCGCTCAAGATTATACGTTTCaatgtatataaataaagtattattgaatatttttgagACAAAACACCATGTTGGAACATCTAAACAGGAATTCAAGTCTAAAATAGCTCGTTTTTCGAGATACAATAAAATCAAGCTCGAACTCTAATATCGaacaaattttcataaatatattttttttatgggcCAAAAGGTAAATGTACATCACAACAAAGGGTGTGGGGATGAGGCTATAGAATGAAGAAATGCATACTTTTAAGGCCTAAAGCTTCGTCTCTCATTAATGGTTGTAGGGACCAAGAAACCAGCTAACAAACTCTTGAATGTGTCATTTCTTAAATTAGTAGCGTGCCAAAATCCCAGGAACATGCACATGCTGTTATTCTTAAAGAATTCAAGACTTTATGGTGTAACAAACAACACAGTACCTAATCCACAATTctctttttataaattaaattctaataGATTATTGTTCCCAATTTCCGAATAATTAGTTcttatttccaaaaattaaaaacattatcCCTCCAAATTAAAACTACTTTTATTTCAAGACTGTATGCCTCAGAACCAGTGACGCCTATCATACAATTTGGTTTTCTTATATGTTATGAGTGATCTATATGCAAAAAGTATCCTTTTACGGAATCTTAATTAAATTGTTAACCgagtttaaaaaacaaaatactcCGATGGAACCACGTCATGCTTGTTAGAAACAGAGAGTTCACAATTCAACATAAAGAAACGGTATTCCGATTTCTACCGAAATCAAGAAACTGGCgcaaatgaaaatgaaaaaaacaatGCGGCTAAGTAGAAATGAAAtcggataaaatggaaagaaaatgggggaaaaaaaaaacaattggcCCTTTCGTCAGAAAAGTAATGatcaaaaaaccaaaattttaatcCAAAGTGCCGAAACCAACCAATAAAGGTCAAAAACAAGAGGAAGAAAAGAGAAGAAAGAGGATACGAAAAGTCAAGAAAACCATATGTAGAGTGTAATTAATACCcacgtaaaatattattataaattcaagaGATGCTTACTTTAGGAGATGGGTAACCAAGCTTCGCATGGAAGCCACCAGCACGATTCTGAGCTTCAATGTCGGATTGTAACCGGCGTCCACCGGCAGCCGTGACCCCCGGCGGGGTAGTTCTGAGAAACTTCTCAAAGATGGCCATAACAAGAAACATCGAAATGAGAATAGCAGTGGCCACAAACCCAAACGAAACAGCGTTGACAGAGTTGTCAAAGTGAGTCCAATCGTCATCCTGCAAGTACGGAGGCGCACCACTCGGCGCCGGGCGCCAGCCTCCCCACCCATCTTCTTTCCCACCCATTGCAAAAACCCACCTCAAGACTCAAACTTTCAGCAAGATTTAAGCTCCACAAACACACATacacaaagaaaaaaatgacGGGTTCTGGTGTATCTAGAGACAGTTGCAACAGCTTAGAAAGACAGGGAAAGGCTTTTTCCAGGGGATTTCTTCACTGCATGGTCATCTAATCAAGGCCAGTTGCATGAAAACTAGAAGGAGTGCAATAATTCTACATACACAAGATCTTTTAATGGGTAGATAGGAGACCTTTTTTGGGATTTGGGAATGAAGAAATTAGTGTGTGGAGAAAGTTCTCGAGAGATGACCTCGGTTGTTTTTGACAGTTGAAAGGAACTCCTCTGCTGTGCTCTGTTTCTTGTGCTTTATTATGTATTTGAGTGTGTGCCGAGCGGATGATTTTGGTTCACATGCAATTTGTTTCTTTTAAGTACCTTCACTTTCCGGTTTTTCTCGCTTAATTATCATGACTCTTAATTTTGACTTCTTGTTATACACTTGACTTGGTCATGGTCCCCAATACatctgtttaaaattttatatcattattatttttcttttttgtttttgagcGACTAAATTAAATCTATCTTTGTTCACTATATTACATTCAATCGATAGATCACAATCCCTCGCAAAAATCGGagagaaaatatgatatttgggTAGCTGACCCGATACCGACCTgaagatgtgtgtgtgtgtgtgtgtgtgtgtgtgtgtgtgtgtatatatatataaaattaatcttttaaaaaataaattattaataatataaaaattgtgaACACTACTTGGTGGGGGGTAAGGTATATCATTGTAATGGATGTCTGAATTACACCGCGGAAAATAGGAGAGCGTGTAGCATATATGTACGCTACAGGCGTACGCCAGTACACTGTACTATATAATATACCTATTTTATGACAAGGGCTAGGCCCATTATTTCATAAACACGTGGGGCCTGACAGCTCCCTTTTGGCTTTTCATCTTTAGTTTTATTGAACGGGCCCAGCCCATTCACTCTCTTAACAACTCtaatattctttcttttttgttatttttttttcatttcatgaatatatatatatatatatacacacacatatataatttcTTAGATGATTTTGAATAGTATAATATTGTGATTGGATAGATGAATTTATTTCAGACATGGATTTTGTGATACCTCTTGTTTCaaatagtaaaaattaaaaatttaaaataggtTTATAATGTACTACAATTGACTTCTATAACAACTTGTATTAattattttcgtaaagcgacgacgaatacgaagtaattGCTATAATGACACATTGTGTAGTCATTGCTACCAAGAGGCGAGAACATCAATGCTAACTTCAGCAAGTAGAAGCGAACATATATCATCACCGAGTCGATGGATAGCACCACCAATCAACCAATTGCGTTTGGACATTGATGCAGCTTATAAtgtcaatttcaatcgatatgCAATCGGCGGTGTTGTGCAAAATCACGAGGGCCAAATATTGCTAGCCTTTGGGAAGCAAATTACTAAACCACCATCTATAGTAGCCGCTGAACTTATTGCAATTGAAGAAGGTTTTCAAATGACTCTAACTCAACATTTAAGGATAAACCAGATTACATCGGATTCTCTGATGGCAGTGCAAGCAGTCACTAGTCCAACAGAGGACTTTGGATATACTGGGGCCTTTGCAACAAAGATTAGGAATTTATTGGCAACTCATGCCCATTTAAAATTAGAACATGTCTTGCGCACCGCAAATGGTGTTGCGCACTCGTTAGCCTATTTTGCTATTTCCTCTCCCTCACCTTTCGTGTAGATTGGTGGAGAGTTTCCTATTTGGTTAAGAAAGCTTGTAATCGAGGATCTTACTCGGTCTTGAataaaattacaagtttttctgtaaaaaaaaaaaaaaagtgtttgaaatgaaaatgtagcaaaattttcaaatctatTTTCTTGTATTGGGTTGAAGTTTTTGTtgcatttattttcttggattttTCCTACAACCAGGAAGCCAACATGACGGGGACAGCATATTTATTATGCACACTAATCTGACTAAAGTAAAAGTACAAATTTTTTTCCCTCATTTCAACAAAGCATGTGTGGCCATAGTTGGACCAAAAAGCCAAGTTTGAGCTGTTAATTACACTCGGTGAAGATAGCTAGCCAATGTGCAATTGCATCACACTAAACatatatacacaaaaattcAAGTGTAAGGTCTCCtgaattaattttatgagatatatattatatttaggaCATCTATGAAAAACAttagtttttataaaaaaaatatatattacattttattgtaaatgaatGATAATTCACATGttttaaatcataattaaaatatggaAAATACGAATATTTTGATGGGATAGTTGGCAAAATAACAATGATTAATTACTATAAATTTTTGGACCAAAATTAATTCGGGTCTTTTTTTCCCTGGTACGGCCTCATTTGACATTTGTGAAGACCAAGAAAGTGGAATTATTTAAGTCAATGTTTTGATAATCCAACTTGTAATCGATCTTATATACGTTAAAATCGTAATTGAATCAGTCAAATCGATTCAACTGAAAAGCCAGACTGAAATATtgttatatcatataaaataataataatataataaatatattttaaattctaaacatattaaatgtgtatataaataataaaaatgtacaTTTTACaatgttttataaaaatcaaataaactctaatacaactaaaataatattctaaataaaattattttatcaatatcAACTAATTACTTATTTATCACCTCACAAAATGATTGACGaaacaaaaacatttatttaatacgCTTGCTGTATTTAAATGATCAATAACAGCCTAATATTTAAGGCAAGCCCCTCCAAGACTCGTCAATCCCAGTACCCATCACACGTCACTCTTGTTCCTTTGTCCCTNgaaagcaaaaatttgttaaaaaatttttcCGGTTTAACCGGTTTTTAACCGGTTTTTCCGGTTTTTCCGGATTTTAACCGGTTTTTTCCTGTTAaacatgtttttcgagtttttaCTTATCTCCGGACCGGTCTGGAGGCCGGTTCGCGGTTGAACTGGTCCGACCGGCCGGTCCGGTCCGGTTTGGAGAACATTGATTATGAAGTTTGATTTGAGACTTTgtcatttgaaaatattagtcaCATCTCACGTTTTTTTGGGGTCAAAATAATCATAACAgcaataattatgaaattgatTTCCATATGTGAAAAAATAATGAATGGAAGTTGTGAATTTCTTGAAGTACACGAACGCCCGTTATTTTATagccacaaattttttttttggacaaaattgTTACACCAAAACTTAGGTATTAATTCAATGGCACAATTCTTGTACGAAATTATCACATGTCGAGATATTAAAAACCCCAGCATTTGCCATGTGGCCGGGCATCACACAGGGGTCACCctcttaaatatttatatattttcatttctcGTTTTAACCTCTTTGCCTTCTATTGCATTTTCCCAGAAACGACGACATTTTGAAACTAAATCCACCTACTTTGGCTAAGTAATTTTTGTAACTGCGAgcaccactttttttttttttttaaacatcagTTCACGTCTATCAGATAAAACATTTGGGTTAAACGCAACAACATGAAAAATACGTTAATCGGCTAAACCATATTAGATAACCTTAGTGTAACATGCTCGTGCCAATACGTCGGTGGAAAATAAACATATGTAATAATTTGATCAAGAGTACATATATTTCTATCAGTTTGGACGTCCTCTCATGAAAGTCATCACTTTTCTATTGTTATTGTTACTGCGGAAAAATGTAATTGTAGATAGAGATCGAGTTGAACTTAGAATGTGTTGAGGACTCtggcttaatttttttttacattcatctagaaatatatattatttagattttttttatgacatgtaacaaaattgatatatagacaaaaaaaatgtaaaaatttattatggaaattgataataatcatatataaatataattgtgCATTTAATAGAGTGCACTGCATAATTCAGAAACCTAAGCCGACAAATCAACTCTCTAATTGTCGGCTTTCTCAGGATTCCACCAACAAATGTTGCCTTCTTTTCTCCCGACGGTCCCAGAATCAACGGCCTGGATCACTCCGCAGATTCTAGCACAATCCAACCGTCCTACATTAATAGTCAACGGCCCCACAAGTCAAAAAGTATGCGGTGGCACGCGTGCAGTGGAGCAGCCTCGCACGTGAGTTGGAAAAGCAACCGCGTGGACCCTAATTTTTACTTAGATGTCATGTAAGGGTAGATTGGACAATTAGCTTAATTagaattctatatatatatatatataatagttgTTTTTTTGAGTTGGTATTTGATATATCAAATTTCCATAAAAACACAAGGGATATAATAGTTGTTTTTTTGAGTTGGTATTTGATATATCAAATTTCCATAAAAACACAAGggatgaatatatatatatatatatatacacacaaataCCAACTCAAAAAACCACTATTATAAATTTATGTAGAATTACATATATTATGCATATGCAACGCGTATGTTCCAACCGTTAGTTTGTATTATGCGTGTTTTGTTGTTTCTCTACCCATGCATATTCCcctttcaataattaattttaagattaagaaaattattacgTTTTGTACACACTAAACCATTTCTTtgatgatttgatattataaaagGATTATATACTTTGGTTTAGATTGGCAAGTCTACTTTCCCATtcacaaaataaaattcattattaaaaaaaggAAAGCGGAAGGTTTTAGGTTAGTCAACTAATTTAGTGTATACGTATATATTGCCCGAATGATATATCCAATAATctaaatgtattttttatatgtttagtcACGATTTTTTCTGCGAATCCCAAGATAAAGCTAACATATTTAGCATAATACTCTGAAATTTTATTGACTCGCAAATGAGACgatgaaagataaaaaaaaatattaataagtcATTTGACCTAATACTCTGAAACAATATCGTATGTAATAAAGAAATGGTgatcaaaatgtaattattatgATTTCGCATTTTTagatatttgtttatttatttttgtggaAAAAAGCACTTTTTTGAACATAATTCTTTGTGTCTACTCGTAGTTGGTTCACCGTCTACGAGGGCTTCACGTGCCTTTTTTACACCTTGCTTTGCTAATATATCTACTCACTTTATCTTCTTCCAACGAAGCTTCAAATGTGGGAATATTGGACTTTGGGCCCACCACAGTTGCAGTTGGGCTCACTAATTTGGGTTAcatgtaaattatttttaaaataatatatattttttattttcaagtgGTAAATCCAAAATTATCTAATCACGGCCTtacttcaaataaataaaaataaaaattgaagtaCTTATAATAAACAAATTTAGACAGACTCTcagtacacacacacacacatatatattttgaatcatGTCATAAATTAATGCCTCAATATCCATAgcatacataaataaatattatcgaTACCATATTGAACATATTCTTTATAGAGTCATGATGTGATTCTATCAAAATCTATGTATCAtaagactgatgaagagatagaaacCAAAAACCGCATTCCATATACGTCTGCTATAGACAGTATAATGTATCAAGAAACCTACTAAATAAAATTTAGCGAGACTTTTAGTTAAAATTGTAGAGAAGAGTGAAGGTCATAAAACGTTTTGAACAAAAATTTATGAACCATACGTGTGCAAATATGATTAAGCTGATATAGCATCTagattatatacatatatatatgttaaatcaagatttaatcaaataaaagtAAATTAGTAGGCCTAGGTAATAGTTAGGGCAGGATTTTCAACTCAACTTGGAAGCAGCATCATTATGTGAGTAACAAGGATGTCAAAGAAATTATTCGAAAACGACATAATCATAGTCAAGATTGAGTTAATCCCTCTCCCTATTTCGGACAAATATCCTCCTTTCTTTCATCACAAAAGGCATAAGTAGGACCTAAGACTTTGCATTTCTATGTTTTTCTTATTTCTTATTAAACCTTTTAATGCCTTTTAATGCATTAAACACAAGAG of the Primulina huaijiensis isolate GDHJ02 chromosome 1, ASM1229523v2, whole genome shotgun sequence genome contains:
- the LOC140979908 gene encoding uncharacterized protein; protein product: MGGKEDGWGGWRPAPSGAPPYLQDDDWTHFDNSVNAVSFGFVATAILISMFLVMAIFEKFLRTTPPGVTAAGGRRLQSDIEAQNRAGGFHAKLGYPSPKMSLNAKEVSVLMPGDTVPKYIAQPAPIPCPPERIPWPSHQQLTNLHNHPEPA
- the LOC140974034 gene encoding uncharacterized protein — encoded protein: MLTSASRSEHISSPSRWIAPPINQLRLDIDAAYNVNFNRYAIGGVVQNHEGQILLAFGKQITKPPSIVAAELIAIEEGFQMTLTQHLRINQITSDSLMAVQAVTSPTEDFGYTGAFATKIRNLLATHAHLKLEHVLRTANGVAHSLAYFAISSPSPFV